The genomic region CCCGGAGTTCGGCTCCACGATCGCGGTCTTCCCGATCGATGAGGAGACCGTCAACTACCTGCGCCTCACCGGCCGCTCCGAGGAGCAGCTCGCGCTCGTCGAGTCCTACGCCAAGGCCCAGGGCCTGTGGCACGACCCGGCCGCCGAGCCCCGCTACTCCGAGAAGCTCGAGCTCGACCTGAGCACCGTCGTCCCCTCGATCGCCGGCCCGAAGCGTCCCCAGGACCGCATCCAGGTCACCGACGCCAAGCAGTCGTTCCGTGCCTCGCTGCGTGACTACGTCGAGGGCGAGGAGGAGAACGGCTACGACGAGTCCGTCGCCGAGACCTTCCCGGCCTCCGACCCGGCGACCAGCAACGGTCACGGCGAGTCCGCCCCGCCGAGCGACCACCTCTCGGCCGCGCCGAAGGACCGTGGTCGCCGCAGCGACCCCGTCGAGGTGACCCTCGAGGACGGCACGACGTTCACGCTCGACCACGGCGCGGTGACGATCGCCTCGATCACCTCCTGCACCAACACCTCGAACCCCTCGGTGATGATCGGTGCCGCCCTGCTGGCCAAGAAGGCCGTGGAGAAGGGCCTCGTGCGCAAGCCGTGGGTCAAGACCACGCTCGCCCCCGGCTCGAAGGTCGTCAGCGACTACTACGAGAAGGCCGGCCTCACGCCGTACCTCGACAAGCTCGGGTTCAACCTCGTCGGCTACGGCTGCGTGACCTGCATCGGCAACTCGGGCCCGCTGATCCCCGAGGTCTCCGCCGCGGTCAACGAGAAGGACCTCGCGGTCGTCTCGGTGCTCTCGGGCAACCGCAACTTCGAGGGCCGGATCAACCCGGACATCAAGATGAACTACCTGGCCTCCCCGCCGCTGGTCGTCGCCTACGCGCTGGCCGGCTCGATGGACGTCGACCTGTTCACCGACTCGCTCGGCAAGGACACCGAGGGCAACGACGTCTTCCTCAAGGACATCTGGCCCTCGCCGGCCGAGGTCGAGGAGACCATCCGGGGCGCGATCGACTCGGACATGTTCGACGCCTCCTACGCCGACGTCTTCGCCGGCGACGAGCGCTGGCGCTCGCTGCCCACCCCGGAGGGCAAGACCTTCGAGTGGGACCCGCAGTCGACCTACGTCCGCAAGCCCCCGTACTTCGACGGCATGCCCGACGAGCCGGCCCCGGTCACCGACATCACCGGTGCCCGCGTGCTGCTCAAGCTCGGCGACTCGGTCACCACCGACCACATCTCCCCGGCCGGTGCGATCAAGAAGGACTCCCCGGCGGGCCGCTACCTGGCCGAGAACGGTGTCGAGCAGCGTGACTTCAACTCCTACGGCTCGCGCCGTGGCAACCACGAGGTCATGATCCGCGGCACCTTCGCCAACATCCGCCTGCGCAACCAGCTGGCGCCGGGCACCGAGGGTGGCGTCACGCGTGACTTCACCGCCGGTGGCGAGGTCACCTCGGTCTACGAGGCCTCGGAGAACTACATCGCCGCGGGCATCCCGCTGGTCGTCCTCGCGGGCAAGGAGTACGGCTCCGGCTCCTCGCGCGACTGGGCCGCCAAGGGCACCTCGCTGCTGGGCGTCAAGGCCGTCATCGCCGAGTCCTACGAGCGCATCCACCGCTCGAACCTGATCGGCATGGGCGTCATCCCGCTGCAGTTCCCCGAGGGCCAGAGCGCCGAGTCGCTGGGTCTCACCGGCGAGGAGGAGTTCTCCTTCACCGGCATCGCCGAGCTCAACGAGGGCCGCACGCCCAAGACCGTCAAGGTCAAGGCCGGCGACGTCGAGTTCGACGCGGTCGTCCGCATCGACACCCCCGGTGAGGCGAACTACTACCGCAACGGCGGCATCATGCAGTACGTCCTGCGCAACCTGCGCAAGGCCTGACCTGCCGGCTCCCCGGAGCCCCCGCACCACCGACGACGGCCCGTCTCCCGCGAGGGAGGCGGGCCGTCTCGCATTTCCCCGCGAATCTCTCGGCACCCGGACCCCTCCTTCCGGGGCCCTCGCGGCGTGGGTGAGGGTGTGAGCGTCTCGAGGAGGACCCGATGAGCACGACCGAGCGGCAGCGCGACCAAGGGGGCGAGCAGTGGGGCGAGCGGTTGCGCGACCTGGCCGAGGAGGCCCCGGGCGCTTTGCCCGAGCCCGCGCTGTGGGACCGCGGTCGCCGCTATGCGCGGCTGCGCCGACGAGGTACGGCGGTCGTCGCGGCGCTGGGTGTGCTCGCGGTCGTGGCGGTGGGCGCGGTGAGCTGGCAGCGTGCGGCGCCGCCCGCCGAGCTCGCGCCAGCCTCCGCGCCCGCGGCGATGCCCGACGAGCTGTTCGTGCCGAGTCCCTGGCTGCCGGGCACCGAGGAGGCGGGGCCGTTGGGGCAGCTGGCCGCGATCATCCCGGCGGACCGGGGCGGCTGGACCGGCGCCGAGATGGAGATCGCCGGGGTCTCGGCGACCACGCGGGAGTACCGGTTCCTGGACCTGCCGGACCTCTACGCCCCGCCCGGTGCGGTGCTGTCCCCGGACGGGCGGCACGTGGCCTACTGGGCCACGGGTGAGCCGAGCGGCACCCCGAACGACAGTGACGCGCCGGTCACGGCGGTCGGGCTCTACGACGCCGCCTCGGGGGAGGTCGAGCGGTACGACATCGAGACCGAGCACGGGCTGGCCGTCGAGGATCTGGTGTGGACCGACCCGTCGACCCTGCTGGTGTCCTACGGGCAGTGGCAGGGCGGCGAGGACGACACGGACATGGACGTCTCGATGAGCCGGACGGCACCGTGGGAGGTGCTGCGTGTCGGGGACGAGCTGAGGGAGCTCGGCTCGCCGCTCGACCACGGTCACGTGTGGGGCGGCGGGGACGGGGTCGTGGTGATGAGCGGGTCGGGACGGAACGCTGGCCGCTGGTTGCTCGATCCCACCCGGCCCCGCCAACCGCAGCGGCTGCGGACCGACCGGGGTTCGTTCGTCCCTCCCCGCGTCAGCCCCGACCGCACCCGCATCGCCGGGGTCCCGGGCCACCGGGCCCCGAACCGGCTGGCGGTTGCGGACCTGAGCGGCGACACACGCGCCGAGTACGTGACGGTCCCCGGTGACAAGCGCACCTTCGAAGTACTGGACTGGAGCGACGACGATCACGTCGTGGTCCTCCGCCACGGGCGCGACGATGTCGGGGAGTTCCACGTGACCGTGATGGAGACCGACGTCGAGACCGGTGAGCAGCGCGAGCTGGTGGACGTGCCAGCTGCCCTCACGAACCAGCCACGCTTCGCCCTCGACCTGCTCGGCGGCCCGATCGTCGAGGCGGTGGAGCCGCCGGACCCGATGGATCCCCGAGCGGTGGTCGGCCTCAGCGGCGGTGCCGTGGCCGCGGCCGGTGCCGGCATCTTCCTGTGGCGGCGACGTGTCCAGCCCTGACCGCGCGGGGTTCGAGGAGTTCGTGGCGGCGCGGCGCGCGGCGCTGCTGCGCACGGCGTACCTGCTGACCGGCGCCCACGAGGACGCCGAGGACCTGGTGCAGGTGGTGCTGGTCAAGGTGGTGCCGCACTGGCACCGGATCAGCGAGCGTCCCGAGCCCTACGTGCGTCGGGCGCTGGCGCGCGAGAGCGTGTCGCGCTGGCGGCGCCGCCGGTGGCGCGAGGTCGGCGCCGCCGAGCCGCCCGAGGTCGCCGCCCCCGCGCACGACCTGGCCGAGCGGGAGATGCTGCGCCGGGCGCTGCTCTCGCTGGCCCCGCGGCAGCGCGCGGTCGTGGTGCTGCGCTACTACGAGGACCTCACCGAGCGCCAGACCGCCGAGACGCTGGGCATCTCCGTGGGCACCGTGAAGTCCCAGGCACGCGACGGCCTGGCGCGGCTGCGCACGCTGGTGCCGGACCACCGCGAGGAGCACGTCGATACGCTGCGCCCATGATCGTCGCGTTCAGCATCAGCCCGTCCGTCGCCGATGAGACCGGAGGGGTCTCCGAGGCGGTCGCCGCCGCGGTGCGGGTGGTCCGCGAGTCCGGGCTGCCGAACGAGACCAACGCGATGTTCACCAACATCGAGGGTGAGTGGGACGAGGTGATGGCCGTCGTCAAGCGCGCCGTCGACGTGGTCGCCGAGGTCTCCCCGCGGGTGGGTCTCGTGCTCAAGGCCGACATCCGCCCCGGCTACGACGGCCAGCTCACCGCCAAGGTCGAGCGCGTCGAGCGCGCGCTCGAGGACTGATGACGCACCAGCCGCCGTACCCGCCGCTCCCCACGCACCAGCCGCAGCCGCCGGGCGGGCCCGCCCCGGCCCCGTCCCCGGCTACGGGCCCGGCGCGGTCGCGGCGTCCGGAGGTGCTGGCGCTCCTCGTGGCGCTCGCGGTGGCGGTCGCCCTCGTGCTCGCCGCGGTGCTCGTCCCGCTCGTACTGGGGGAGGAGGACGAGCCGCCCTCGCTGGCGGCCGTGCTGGTCGTCGAGGAGCTGTCGACGGAGCACCGCACCGAGGACGTCGACTACGACCACGCCCCGACCCTCGGCGGGCCGCACGACCCCGCCTGGCTGGACTGCGGCGTCTACGACGTGCCGGTGCGCGAGGAGAACGTCGCCCACGACCTCGAGCACGGCACTGTGTGGATCACCCACGACCCCGACCTCGCCGCGGCGGACCTCGAGCGACTCGCCGACCGGTTGCCCGCCAACGGCATCATGTCGCCCTACCCCGGCCTGGACGCGCCGGCGGTGGTCACGGTCTGGGGCCGCCAGCTGCGCCTCGAGGGCGCCGACGACCCGCGGCTCGCGCTCTTCATCGCCCGCTACGGGGCCGGCGAGACCGCCCCGGAGCCTTTCGCCTCGTGCGCCGGCGGGCTCTCGGACCCCGACCCGGGACCGTACGGCGGCGCCGGCTCGCAGGTCTGAGGGGCTGTCGCCGACGGCCCCTAGCATCGGGGCATGGACTCGCAGACGACGACGTACCGCACCGGCGACCGCGAGCGCGTGCTCGACCTGACCGAGGACTGCGCGTCGTTCGTGGCGGGTCGCGGCGACGGGCTGCTGCACGTGTTCGTGCCGCACGCGACCGCGGGGATCGCGATCCTCGAGACCGGCGCCGGCAGCGACGACGACCTGCTCGCCGCGCTGCGCGACCTGCTGCCCGCCGACGACCGGTGGCGGCACCGCCACGGCAGCCCCGGGCACGGGCGCTCCCACGTGATGCCGGCGCTGGTCCCGCCGTACGCCACGGTGCCGGTGCTCGACGGGCGCCTGGCGCTCGGCACCTGGCAGAGCGTGTGCCTGGTCGATCTCAACGTCGACAACCCCGAGCGCGAGGTGCGGCTCAGCTTCCTGGCCGGATGAGGGGCCGGGTGAGCCGGTCGGCGGAGCCGAGGCGCCACACCGCGAGCCCGTGCAGGTCGTGCTCCTCGGCGAGGCGGACGCGCGCGGCGTAGGAGCGGCGGTCCGACCACCACAGCCGGGTGCCGTCGGAGAGCCGGGCGCTCCACTCGCCGACCGCGGGACGCCAGCGCGCGACCGCGCCGTCGCGGCGTACCAGCCGTCGGGCACCGGCGACCGTGATGCTGCGGCCGGTGCCGGCGCGCGGCCAGGTGTAGCCGTAGCCCGCGACCCCGAGGTCGAGCCGATCGGCCGGTACGACGCGGAGCGCGGCGCGCAGCGCGGCTCGCTGCCAGCCCAGGGCGCCGATCGGGCCCGGGCCTGACCAGGTCGGGCCGTGCTGGTCGTAGGCCATCAGCTGCACCAGGTCCACGACCTCGCCGAGCTCGCGCAGCCGGTAGCCGGCCTGGCGGTAGGCCCGCAGCGAGGTGCGCGCGGAGACGTCGACGGACACGGTGCGCTCGGCGGGCATCCGGCGTTGCAGCTGCGCGGCCAGGCGCACCAGCCCCGGGGCGTCCGCGCGGCGCAGCCGCTCGAGGTCGAGGTTGACCCCGTCCCAGCTCTGGGTGCGCACCGCGCGGGCCAGCTGCCCGGCGACCCGGCGGATCCGGCGCGGGGAGGACAGCAACCGGTGCGCGGCGCGGGCGTCGAAGTCCTGGATGTGATTGTTCCAGCCGCTGAGCAGCAGCTCGGCGCGCAGGCCGGAGCGGTGCGCGGCGGCCAGCAGTCGCCGCGGCCGGGCCCCCGGCGTACTGACCCGGCGACCGGAGGGGTGCAACAGGCTCGCGACCACGGTGACCGTGGTGAGCCCGTCGGCGTTGCGCTCGATCACCCGCGGGGGCGTGCTCTCCAGGGCGTACCCGGTGACCGCAGGTTCGGCGGCGCCCGGGGCGCTCTCCGCGTGCGCCGGCACGGTCGCCGCTCCGAGCGCCAGGGTGAGCAGCGGGGTGAGCAGCAGGGCGGCGAGGCGGGCGGTCACGGCGCCAGCGTGGCACGCGGGACCGACCCGGGCGATCAGGGATCTTCACCGATGCGAACGCACGCCCAACAGCGGGAGGCTCAAGGTGCTCGCCCTGGCTGAGCCGGGCGACGCGCTGATCCACAGGCACCCACCACCGAAAGGCCGACACCATGTCCACCGACGTCACCGTGACCAACAGTCCTGCGCACCAGCGCTACGAGGCCCTCGTCGAGGGGGAGACGCTCGCCGGGTTCCTCGCCTACCAGGAGACGAACGAGCTGGTGGTGCTGACCCACACCGAGGTCGAGCCGTTGTTCGAGGGTCGGGGGATCGGCGGCGCGCTGGCCCGCGCCGCGCTCGACGACATCCGCGAGCGCGGGCTCAAGGCGCTGGTGGTCTGCCCCTTCGTCCTCGGGTGGCTGCGCCGCCACCCGGAGTACCGCGACCTGCTCTTCAACGCCCCGCGCCGAGGCGACGCCCCGGCGGCCCCCGAGCACGAGCACAGCTGACATGCCCGACTACGGACACCCCGTGCGCTTCGGATCCTTCATCACGCCGACCGCCGCCTCGCCCCGGCGCGGGGTCGAGCTCGCCGTCCTCAGCGAGGAGCTCGGCTACGACCTCGCCACCTTCCAGGACCATCCCTACCAGCCGTCGTTCCTCGACACCTGGACGCTGATGTCGTACGCCGCCGCGCGGACCGAGCGGATCCAGCTCTCCGGCAACGTGGTCAACCTGCCGCTGCGCCCGCCGGCGGTGCTGGCGAAGTCGGTGGCCAGCCTCGACCTGCTCTCCGGTGGTCGCGTCGCGCTCGGCCTGGGCGCCGGCGGGTTCTGGGACGCGATCGAGGCGTACGGCGGGACCCGGCTGACCCCCGGCGAGGCGGTGGACGCCCTGGCGGAGGCGATCGCGATCATCCGCGGGATCTGGGACACCTCCGAGCGATCGGTCCTCGCCGTCGACGGCGCGCACCACCGGGTCCGCGGGGCCAAGCGAGGCCCCGCGCCGGCGCACGACGTACCGATCTGGCTCGGCGCCCTCAAGCCGCGGATGCTGCGCCTGATCGGCCGCGCCGCCGACGGCTGGCTGCCCTCGATGCCGTACCTGAGAGCCGGGGACCTCGAGCGCGGCATGCGGGTGATCGACGAGGCGGCCCGCGCCGCCGGCCGGGACCCCGCGGAGGTGGTGCGGCTGCTCAACATCAGTCCCGACACCGGCGCCGAGGAGCTGGTGCGCCTCGCCGCCGCGGACGGCGTGAGCACCTTCATCGTGATGGGCGACGACGAGGGCGGGCTGCGCCGCTTCGCCACGCTCGCCGAGGAGGTGCGCGACCGGGTGGCCGAGGCACGCGACTGCGCCGCGGCCTGACCCGTCCCCCCGTGGTCGGCTCACTCGAGGAAGGCGCGCAGCGCGCTGTTGACCTCCTCGGCGTGGGTCCAGAGCAGGCCGTGCGGGGCGTCCTCGACCTCCACGTAGTCGGCCTCGGGGAGGGCCTTGTGGAAGCGGCGGGCGGTGGCGTCGATGGGCAGGATGTTGTCGGCGGTGCCGTGCAGGATGAGGCTCGGCTTCCCGCTGGCGCGGACCGCCTCGACGTCGGCGCGGAAGTCCTCGATCCACGACGAGACGACGGCGTACGCCGCCACCGGAGCACTCGAGACGGCGACGTGCCAGCTGGCGTCGACGGCCTCCTGGCTGATCCGGGTGCCGAGGTTCGCCTCGAGGTTGTAGAAGTTCGAGAAGAACTGCGTGAACCACGCGTACCGATCGCCTCTGGCTGCGGCCTCGATCCCGTCGAAGACGTCCTGCGGCACACCGTCGGGGTTGTCCTCGCGGGCGACGAGGAACGGCTCCAGCGAGGCGAGGAAGGCGAGCTTCGCGACCCGCTCGTGGCCGTGTCGCGACACGTAGCGGGCGAGCTCGCCGGTGCCCATCGAGAAGCCGACCAGGACGACGTCACGCAGGTCGAGGGTCTCGAGCAGGGTGTGCAGATCGTCGGCGAAGGTGTCGTAGTCATAGCCGGAGCCGACCTTGGCGGACTGCCCGAAGCCACGACGGTCGTAGGTGACGACGCGGTACCCGGCGGCGAGCAGCTCCCGGGTCTGACGCTCCCAGCTGTGACCGTCCAGCGGATAGCCGTGGATGAGGACGACGGGCTGCCCCGCGCCCTGATCCTCGTAGTAGAGCTCGATCGGGGTGCTGTTCTCGTTGCCGACGGTGATGTGTCCCATGAGCTTGTTCCTCTCCTGTGGTGGGTGCGGACGCTCGTCCTCACCGGGTGGGGCTCCGTTGCCCCGCGCCGTCCGCCCA from Nocardioides sp. dk884 harbors:
- a CDS encoding aconitate hydratase yields the protein MLAVASQDSFGAKSTLDVDGKSYEIFRLDAVKGDGLDVDSLPFSLKVLLENLLRTEDGADITADDIRALAGWDESAQPDKEIQFTPARVIMQDFTGVPCVVDLATMREAMADLGGDPTKINPLAPAEMVIDHSVIADVFGTPEAFERNVEIEYERNRERYQFLRWGQGAFDDFKVVPPGTGIVHQVNIEHLARVVMVRDGIAYPDTCVGTDSHTTMVNGIGVVGWGVGGIEAEAAMLGQPVSMLIPRVVGFKLSGDLPEGSTATDLVLTITEMLRKHGVVGKFVEFYGPGVSALPLANRATIGNMSPEFGSTIAVFPIDEETVNYLRLTGRSEEQLALVESYAKAQGLWHDPAAEPRYSEKLELDLSTVVPSIAGPKRPQDRIQVTDAKQSFRASLRDYVEGEEENGYDESVAETFPASDPATSNGHGESAPPSDHLSAAPKDRGRRSDPVEVTLEDGTTFTLDHGAVTIASITSCTNTSNPSVMIGAALLAKKAVEKGLVRKPWVKTTLAPGSKVVSDYYEKAGLTPYLDKLGFNLVGYGCVTCIGNSGPLIPEVSAAVNEKDLAVVSVLSGNRNFEGRINPDIKMNYLASPPLVVAYALAGSMDVDLFTDSLGKDTEGNDVFLKDIWPSPAEVEETIRGAIDSDMFDASYADVFAGDERWRSLPTPEGKTFEWDPQSTYVRKPPYFDGMPDEPAPVTDITGARVLLKLGDSVTTDHISPAGAIKKDSPAGRYLAENGVEQRDFNSYGSRRGNHEVMIRGTFANIRLRNQLAPGTEGGVTRDFTAGGEVTSVYEASENYIAAGIPLVVLAGKEYGSGSSRDWAAKGTSLLGVKAVIAESYERIHRSNLIGMGVIPLQFPEGQSAESLGLTGEEEFSFTGIAELNEGRTPKTVKVKAGDVEFDAVVRIDTPGEANYYRNGGIMQYVLRNLRKA
- a CDS encoding SigE family RNA polymerase sigma factor, with amino-acid sequence MSSPDRAGFEEFVAARRAALLRTAYLLTGAHEDAEDLVQVVLVKVVPHWHRISERPEPYVRRALARESVSRWRRRRWREVGAAEPPEVAAPAHDLAEREMLRRALLSLAPRQRAVVVLRYYEDLTERQTAETLGISVGTVKSQARDGLARLRTLVPDHREEHVDTLRP
- a CDS encoding thiamine-binding protein, whose amino-acid sequence is MIVAFSISPSVADETGGVSEAVAAAVRVVRESGLPNETNAMFTNIEGEWDEVMAVVKRAVDVVAEVSPRVGLVLKADIRPGYDGQLTAKVERVERALED
- a CDS encoding DUF3105 domain-containing protein; amino-acid sequence: MLALLVALAVAVALVLAAVLVPLVLGEEDEPPSLAAVLVVEELSTEHRTEDVDYDHAPTLGGPHDPAWLDCGVYDVPVREENVAHDLEHGTVWITHDPDLAAADLERLADRLPANGIMSPYPGLDAPAVVTVWGRQLRLEGADDPRLALFIARYGAGETAPEPFASCAGGLSDPDPGPYGGAGSQV
- a CDS encoding secondary thiamine-phosphate synthase enzyme YjbQ, coding for MDSQTTTYRTGDRERVLDLTEDCASFVAGRGDGLLHVFVPHATAGIAILETGAGSDDDLLAALRDLLPADDRWRHRHGSPGHGRSHVMPALVPPYATVPVLDGRLALGTWQSVCLVDLNVDNPEREVRLSFLAG
- a CDS encoding glycosyl hydrolase family 18 protein; its protein translation is MTARLAALLLTPLLTLALGAATVPAHAESAPGAAEPAVTGYALESTPPRVIERNADGLTTVTVVASLLHPSGRRVSTPGARPRRLLAAAHRSGLRAELLLSGWNNHIQDFDARAAHRLLSSPRRIRRVAGQLARAVRTQSWDGVNLDLERLRRADAPGLVRLAAQLQRRMPAERTVSVDVSARTSLRAYRQAGYRLRELGEVVDLVQLMAYDQHGPTWSGPGPIGALGWQRAALRAALRVVPADRLDLGVAGYGYTWPRAGTGRSITVAGARRLVRRDGAVARWRPAVGEWSARLSDGTRLWWSDRRSYAARVRLAEEHDLHGLAVWRLGSADRLTRPLIRPGS
- a CDS encoding GNAT family N-acetyltransferase, encoding MSTDVTVTNSPAHQRYEALVEGETLAGFLAYQETNELVVLTHTEVEPLFEGRGIGGALARAALDDIRERGLKALVVCPFVLGWLRRHPEYRDLLFNAPRRGDAPAAPEHEHS
- a CDS encoding LLM class flavin-dependent oxidoreductase: MPDYGHPVRFGSFITPTAASPRRGVELAVLSEELGYDLATFQDHPYQPSFLDTWTLMSYAAARTERIQLSGNVVNLPLRPPAVLAKSVASLDLLSGGRVALGLGAGGFWDAIEAYGGTRLTPGEAVDALAEAIAIIRGIWDTSERSVLAVDGAHHRVRGAKRGPAPAHDVPIWLGALKPRMLRLIGRAADGWLPSMPYLRAGDLERGMRVIDEAARAAGRDPAEVVRLLNISPDTGAEELVRLAAADGVSTFIVMGDDEGGLRRFATLAEEVRDRVAEARDCAAA
- a CDS encoding alpha/beta fold hydrolase; the protein is MGHITVGNENSTPIELYYEDQGAGQPVVLIHGYPLDGHSWERQTRELLAAGYRVVTYDRRGFGQSAKVGSGYDYDTFADDLHTLLETLDLRDVVLVGFSMGTGELARYVSRHGHERVAKLAFLASLEPFLVAREDNPDGVPQDVFDGIEAAARGDRYAWFTQFFSNFYNLEANLGTRISQEAVDASWHVAVSSAPVAAYAVVSSWIEDFRADVEAVRASGKPSLILHGTADNILPIDATARRFHKALPEADYVEVEDAPHGLLWTHAEEVNSALRAFLE